The following coding sequences lie in one Candidatus Brocadiaceae bacterium genomic window:
- a CDS encoding cellulose synthase catalytic subunit, whose translation MQNSVKRAKKQLLVLLVIFGAFSSLYYFTWWLEHERIYQPVLLLLLIITVIFCAVQVFFHWYIFLHIKRPEFVETLPGLAVDVYIPTYNEPIWLVERSLSAALAMRYPHETYLIDDGHKAEYRQLAERLGAIYLSRPGNEDYKAGNVNNALAYSSGEFIAIFDVDHAPAEDFLDRALGHFRNENVGFVQVMLSHYNQEESFVGAAAAKRNDGFFGPSMLGLHGCDCVQAFGSNCIFRRKALDSIGGYKSGLAEDLNTSIHLHAKGWRSVYVPEALAKGLEPVDLGSFFKQQFKWSRGVFTILWGIYPRLANHLSLNKNICYLWRLTCFLAGPAVATHILFTILVLFQGSEIATNYFSDYLKHWAPFVIMYSCITFFVDKNYSIVPASPGFPFGGLLLAYGTWPVYTLSFLYSLFGLKVPFIATPKEAQVGNFLKLIIPQIITVVLLISASVWRLFQGMDFSSIVIVAFALLQILMHSGIFYAVYEGLAFETRNLSHKS comes from the coding sequence CTGGAGCATGAGCGTATTTATCAGCCAGTATTACTTTTATTATTGATTATAACAGTAATATTTTGTGCGGTGCAAGTATTCTTCCATTGGTATATTTTCTTACATATCAAGCGGCCAGAGTTTGTTGAGACGCTTCCTGGATTGGCGGTAGATGTCTACATTCCTACCTATAATGAGCCTATCTGGTTGGTCGAGCGTTCTTTGTCTGCTGCCCTTGCAATGCGTTACCCACACGAAACCTACCTCATAGACGATGGGCACAAAGCGGAATATCGTCAATTAGCCGAACGCCTGGGTGCTATCTATCTATCACGTCCTGGAAATGAGGATTATAAGGCTGGTAATGTGAATAATGCCTTAGCGTACTCCAGCGGAGAGTTTATTGCTATTTTTGATGTTGATCACGCGCCTGCAGAGGATTTCCTTGATCGTGCTTTGGGACATTTTCGTAATGAAAATGTCGGTTTTGTTCAAGTAATGCTGAGCCATTACAATCAGGAGGAGAGCTTTGTGGGTGCGGCAGCAGCGAAGCGCAATGACGGTTTCTTTGGTCCTTCAATGCTTGGACTTCATGGATGTGATTGCGTACAGGCCTTTGGCAGTAACTGTATATTTCGTCGTAAAGCGCTTGATTCTATTGGCGGGTATAAATCGGGATTAGCTGAAGATTTAAACACCTCTATCCATCTCCACGCGAAAGGGTGGCGATCGGTATACGTGCCAGAAGCTCTCGCAAAAGGGTTGGAACCCGTTGATCTTGGGTCGTTCTTTAAGCAACAATTTAAGTGGTCGCGTGGTGTTTTTACTATTCTCTGGGGGATTTACCCACGTTTAGCGAACCACCTCAGCCTGAACAAGAATATCTGTTATCTTTGGCGTTTAACGTGTTTTTTAGCAGGTCCTGCAGTTGCCACCCATATTCTGTTTACTATCCTCGTTCTATTCCAAGGCTCAGAGATTGCTACAAATTACTTTAGTGATTATCTAAAACATTGGGCACCTTTCGTTATCATGTACTCATGTATTACTTTTTTTGTCGATAAGAATTACTCTATAGTTCCTGCCTCCCCCGGTTTTCCCTTCGGTGGTTTACTCTTAGCGTATGGTACATGGCCTGTTTATACGCTTTCTTTCCTTTATTCTCTTTTCGGTCTTAAAGTTCCCTTTATTGCCACACCAAAAGAGGCCCAGGTCGGAAACTTTTTGAAACTTATCATTCCCCAAATTATCACCGTAGTATTACTCATTTCAGCTAGTGTCTGGCGATTATTTCAAGGCATGGACTTTTCCTCAATAGTTATCGTCGCTTTTGCCTTACTGCAAATTCTCATGCATAGTGGAATCTTTTATGCCGTGTATGAAGGGCTGGCGTTTGAGACACGTAACCTGTCCCATAAAAGTTGA
- a CDS encoding FAD-dependent oxidoreductase — MKGNIENFDKKKVIIIGGGPAGLTVAYELSKVDIESIVLEKDKIIGGISKTVHYKNFHFDIGGHRFFTKSKRVNDMWKAVLGDEFLRHKRLSRIYYNKKFFFYPLRPMNALLGLGLYNTYIYRVKRTIGRISFENFMEHF, encoded by the coding sequence GTGAAAGGGAACATAGAAAATTTTGACAAGAAAAAAGTGATAATTATTGGTGGTGGTCCAGCGGGGTTAACAGTGGCATACGAACTCTCTAAAGTGGATATCGAATCAATTGTGCTTGAAAAAGACAAAATAATCGGTGGAATATCAAAGACTGTCCACTACAAAAATTTCCACTTTGATATTGGTGGACATCGGTTTTTCACCAAGAGTAAGAGAGTTAATGACATGTGGAAAGCCGTCCTTGGCGATGAATTCCTTCGTCACAAACGACTTTCGCGCATTTATTATAATAAAAAATTCTTTTTTTATCCTCTTCGTCCAATGAATGCCCTTTTAGGATTGGGATTGTATAACACATATATATATCGTGTGAAAAGAACAATCGGGAGGATTTCCTTTGAAAATTTCATGGAACATTTTTAG